In the genome of Plasmodium chabaudi chabaudi strain AS genome assembly, chromosome: 6, one region contains:
- a CDS encoding tRNA delta(2)-isopentenylpyrophosphate transferase, putative: MFYKIYVYIIIYIIFSICISLKIKAFHEINKTYIYLKRNNNYTYNSRLFGNSYCIGRKFSPSIKKCFKKYNTKLYYNYKKENYIKRKVCHNNRRYTFRYICNKLLGDTTIKKRNAVYCQKNKADDVKNIELIDVLTGLSEDPSKVDKMQDDSTLASIEKREESNLGNEILIDNQKDDEKNDSTSKCNGEINLSCFNMNTKEKKKKVVIIMGITCSGKTQFSIDLYNELLKHDIKGEIISADSMQVYKNFSVGVAKVENEEMGDIKHHMLDVCDNTEEFNAHKFVNYAIPIIEAINDRNMLPIVAGGTLLYIESLLWESVVDIKKDNDIEIDKIKHDDYTNKTNDELHEELKMVDPERAEELHKNDRKRICRSLDIFYTFNKKHSDLIKMKCHKNNKLDKTRYAPCFFYLDHKDDGILKDKIENRINVMISKGLLEEGMKLKKMPNNTNTKLKGKGIRQSIAYKEFDSYIEKKINNIDDNDLFNKCKDNLFRKTYQYAKRQRRWILNRFVKRYNIPLNEIDVSKNYEQQLSNAVKIVLDFWKN, translated from the coding sequence ATGTTTTATAagatatatgtttatataatcatatacataattttctCAATATGCATTTCTTTGAAAATTAAGGCTTTTCatgaaataaacaaaacatatatatacttaaaaaggaataataattatacatataatagcAGATTATTTGGAAACAGTTATTGTATAGGTAGAAAATTTTCACCGAGTATTAAAAAGTGTTTCAAAAAGTATAATACAAaactttattataattataaaaaggaaaattacataaaaagaaaagtttGTCATAATAATAGAAGGTATACTTTTcgatatatatgcaataaaCTATTGGGTGATACAaccattaaaaaaagaaatgcaGTTTATTGCCAAAAAAACAAAGCAGAtgatgtaaaaaatattgaattGATAGATGTATTAACAGGCTTAAGTGAAGACCCCTCAAAAGTGGACAAAATGCAGGATGATAGCACTTTAGCTAGTATTGAAAAAAGAGAGGAATCAAATTTAGGTAACGAAATTTTGATTGACAACCAAAAAGATGATGAGAAAAATGATTCAACATCAAAATGTAATGGtgaaattaatttatcatgttttaatatgaatacaaaagaaaagaaaaaaaaagttgttATAATCATGGGAATAACATGCAGTGGAAAAACTCAATTTAGCATCGATTTATACAACGAACTATTAAAGCATGATATAAAAGGGGAAATAATAAGTGCTGATTCGATGCaggtatataaaaattttagtGTCGGAGTAGCAAAAGTAGAAAATGAAGAGATGGGTGATATAAAACACCATATGCTAGATGTATGTGATAACACCGAAGAATTTAATGCTcataaatttgttaattATGCTATTCCAATTATTGAAGCTATTAATGATAGAAATATGTTGCCAATTGTTGCTGGGGGgacattattatatatagaatcTTTATTGTGGGAATCAGTTGTAGATATAAAGAAAGACAATGATATTGAAATcgataaaataaagcatgatgattatacaaataaaacaaatgacGAGCTACATGAAGAACTGAAAATGGTTGATCCAGAAAGAGCTGAAgaattacataaaaatgatagaAAAAGAATTTGTAGAAGTTtagatattttttatacatttaataaaaaacatagtgatttaataaaaatgaagtgccataaaaataataaactcGATAAAACGCGATATGCACCttgctttttttatttagatCATAAAGATGAtggtatattaaaagacaAAATTGAAAACAGAATAAATGTAATGATTTCAAAAGGATTACTAGAAGAAGgaatgaaattaaaaaaaatgccaaataatacaaatacaaaattaaaagggAAAGGCATACGTCAAAGTATTGCATATAAAGAGTTTGATAgttatattgaaaaaaaaataaataatattgatgataatgatttatttaacAAATGTAAAGATAACTTATTTAGAAAAACATATCAATACGCAAAAAGACAAAGAAGATGGATATTAAATAGATTTgtaaaaagatataatatcccattaaatgaaatagatgtatcaaaaaattatgaacaacAATTAAGCAATGCAGTGAAAATTGTATTAGATTTTtggaaaaattaa
- a CDS encoding LIMP protein, putative, with the protein MVIKLIFLFVFFLMCLNLKHALTKVENENKHSTFLQIDRDMNEPPYPVINVHYTESPLSGDLVKQIENNRHIEKYETQNYFRKGLASNKYFMDYSQNQKSQLELLINLNG; encoded by the exons atggtgataaaattaatttttttatttgtgttttttttaatgtgtcttaatttaaaacatgCATTAACAAAAGTTGAGAATGAAAACAAGCATAGCACATTTCTTCAAATCGATAGGGACATG AACGAACCACCTTATCCCGTGATTAATGTTCATTATACCGAATCCCCCTTAAGTGGGGACCTAGTAAAACAAAt aGAAAACAATAGacatatagaaaaatatgaaaccCAAAACTATTTTAGAAag gGTCTGGCGTCGAATAAGTATTTCATGGATTACTCACAAAACcaa AAAAGCCAACTGGAATTGCTAATTA ATCTAAATGGATAA
- a CDS encoding blood stage antigen 41-3 precursor, putative translates to MLYRLNFLLFCGVLASQFLQIIMSDEEVQGWSTDYKYNSKSLPSIEVKLSPPENPLPQVSAEIKILESARLKLEEGIMQKLEDEYNKSLANSKIRIDDTIKKMLSIFSDPKMLGFIVSSSVKTLKKDRLRKVSEPSEENNLKKLQKRNSEKSGPLPPPELRNHTSFLQQNYINKTIPSVKIYLSEANEPSAEIKEKIVEIEQYRTDEEVAMFETAISEFGILTEITILELEKQIQLQLNPFLVDKNIVHRALEKELKEMGKRDEAEKEKYQKQSSFIEDTTDENVGNILNVKISQTDYGYPTIDELVMQMQKRRDISEQLERQKILELQMKLLKAQSEMIKDALQFSISKVIAQYSPIVETMKLESLKMI, encoded by the exons atgttatatagattaaattttcttttattttgtggTGTTTTGGCGTCACAATTTCTTCAGATAATCATGTCTGATGAA gAAGTCCAAGGATGGTCGACAGATTATAAATACAACTCAAAATCGTTACCCTCAATAGAAGTTAAACTAAGTCCTCCCGAAAAT CCATTACCCCAAGTTTCAGCAGAAATAAAGATTCTTGAATCTGCTAGGCTTAAGTTAGAAGAG ggaattatgcaaaaattagaagatgaatataataaatcttTGGCAAATTCGAAAATAAGAATAGACGacacaattaaaaaaatgttaagcATTTTTAGTGATCCCAAAATGTTAGGTTTCATTGTTTCTAGTTCGGTAAAAACTTTAAAAAAGGATAGACTTCGAAAAGTGTCCGAACCAtctgaagaaaataatttaaaaaagttacaaaaaagaaatagcGAAAAAAGTGGTCCTCTTCCCCCACCCGAACTTAGAAATCATACTTCCTTTTTgcaacaaaattatattaataaaactaTACCATCTGTTAAGATATAT ttaTCAGAAGCAAATGAACCTAGTGCTGaaataaaggaaaaaatagtGGAGATCGAACAATATAGAACAGATGAAGAAGTAGCG ATGTTTGAAACAGCAATATCTGAATTCGGGATTCTGACGGAAATAACAATTCTTGAGCTAGAAAAACAAATTCAACTTCAATTAAACCCATTCTTagttgataaaaat ATTGTCCATAGAGCATTGGAAAAGGAGTTGAAAGAAATGGGAAAAAGAGATGAAGCCGAAAAA GAAAAGTATCAAAAACAGTCATCATTTATTGAGGATACAACCGATGAGAATGTtggaaatatattgaatgtaaaaataagtcAAACTGACTATGG TTACCCAACGATTGATGAACTTGTGATGCAAATGCAAAAAAGAAGAGATATTTCTGAACAGTTGGAACGCCAAAAAATCTTAGAATTACAAATGAAGTTATTAAAAGCTCAAAGCGAAATGATAAAAGACGCTCTACAATTTTCTATATCTAAAGTTATAGCACAGTACTCACCAATAGTTGAAACGATGAAATTGGAAAGtttgaaaatgatataa
- a CDS encoding RNA-binding protein, putative — MIILKILFMFISLTQSFMIKKIKWGDDNLHGSQFRLYRAKYFRKFKTMPYIRDSGENHIKELTRERVKLNKYTANPITRGANFLFICNLDNRLSSQDVTHFFNYFIGIGSCVAQIKRNRYTGRNMGHGILKFKKAEDATIVLLNYQGIKLGEKNIILTEAFKNDYLEQKKHICNIYKPPT; from the exons ATGATAATTTTGAAGATCCTTTTTATGTTCATAAGTCTAACTCAGTCatttatgataaaaaag ATAAAATGGGGGGACGATAACTTACATGGTAGCCAATTTCGGCTATACAGGGCGAaatattttagaaaattcAAAACAATGCCATATATTAGAGATTCTGGAgaaaatcatataaaagaattaaCAAGAGAACgtgtaaaattaaataagtaTACAGCAAATCCAATAACTCGCGGTGCTAACTTTCTCTTTATATGTAATTTGGACAATAGATTATCATCTCAAGATGTtactcatttttttaactattttattGGTATTGGAAGTTGTGTAGctcaaataaaaaggaatagATACACTg gaAGAAACATGGGACATGGAATTTtgaaatttaaaaaagctGAGGATGCAacaattgttttattaaattatcaaGGAATAAAGTTgggagaaaaaaatataattttaacagaagcttttaaaaatgattatttagaacaaaaaaagcatatatgtaatatatataagccACCCACATAA
- a CDS encoding small subunit rRNA processing factor, putative: MDDQFDDTYNETDNLKKNNQINTESENDDESKNSNELNNSEDELSEELDNTNNNIKVNKELPKKNKNIDNSDDEKDINTDSQSDYKSLIPPRKKIKNMKKEDNNVDESSNEMQNFDSDTKNDNNESDKKKELFNISKKDKGNINDIKNCNNNKIKNSKKRGICKREEKVLKKKRSIKEDKNGNIIRDSKGEGMREIDINNVMKKKKKKKNINKSINGLNMKNNKAKKHNKNVENIKMTFDVTNRFTVLGCDWDNITSADIFYLFESYYNFEKGKKKTIDYSKSRAVKKVTIYTSKYGEKKLKYEQEHGPLIKCNGLNQKGKNGEAVYRTRNFIDCIKDDEEEEGSEEGENYKENSDDDDEENNSNDADSGDASSMKNKFRYMSKKGKNNDEIISTGITEEENEQIRLYQIQRSRYYFALVECHNKEIVEFLYEELNDMDADFCINYLDLRIIDDNCSLDDYKIKESCDKIPENYQFHYSVSTVLKHTHAKSSWDENPKRKKLLSTRFTEEKLRELDLKEYLANSSDSESTYENNSVSANKNSLNSREDYRKLLLGDILADDSTKNSKKGASIYNNNDSFVKESDEIGDYDDDNDNNMDSDDNVNNAWAYMNSDKDSISDEDVKDSLVNKNNKYNDSNKFNKKGKAKGEFALPDNDSDKEDEVIQVFKNILKTKEKKEDNKTPWEKYLDKVKEKKKLKKKAYLESLKQKDEEIKKIITKKTVKRKKDGTIRNNNDNVIEKIKSHHALDGRFADLIKNKDFNLDITNPNYKKTKFNEEILKKKKL, translated from the coding sequence atggatgaTCAATTCGATGatacatataatgaaacagataatttaaaaaaaaacaaccaAATTAACACAGAAAGTGAAAATGACGACGaaagtaaaaatagtaatgaattaaataattcagaAGATGAATTAAGTGAAGAATTAGATAatactaataataatataaaggtaaataaagaattaccaaaaaaaaataaaaatatagataacagtgatgatgaaaaagaCATAAATACGGACTCACAAAGTGATTATAAAAGTTTAATACCCcctagaaaaaaaataaaaaatatgaaaaaagaagATAATAATGTGGATGAATCAAGTAATGAAATGCAAAATTTTGATTCAGacacaaaaaatgataataacgAATCTgataaaaagaaagaactatttaatattagcaaaaaagataaagggaacataaatgatataaaaaactgtaataataataaaattaaaaactcGAAAAAACGAGGTATATGTAAAAGAGAAGAgaaagttttaaaaaaaaaacgatcaATAAAAGAGGATAAAAATGGTAACATTATTCGAGATTCTAAAGGCGAGGGAATGCGAGaaatagatataaataatgttatgaagaagaaaaagaaaaaaaaaaatattaataaatcaattaatggcttaaatatgaaaaataataaagccaaaaaacataataaaaatgtcgaaaatattaaaatgacATTTGATGTTACTAATCGCTTTACAGTTTTGGGTTGTGATTGGGACAATATTACGAGTgctgatattttttatttatttgagtCATACTATAACTTTGAAAAGGGTAAGAAGAAAACGATTGATTATAGTAAAAGTAGAGCAGTTAAAAAGGTTACCATTTACACATCCAAATATGGAgagaaaaaattgaaatacGAGCAAGAGCATGGACCCCTTATCAAATGCAATGGCTTAAAtcaaaaaggaaaaaacgGAGAAGCTGTATATAGAACTCGAAATTTTATTGATTGTATCAAAGATGacgaagaagaagaaggTTCTGAAGAGGGGGAGAATTACAAAGAAAACAGTGACGATGACGACGAAGAAAATAACAGTAATGATGCCGATAGTGGCGATGCATCAtcaatgaaaaataaatttcgATACATGtctaaaaaaggaaaaaacaatgatgaaataataaGTACAGGAATTActgaagaagaaaatgaacaaATTAGATTATATCAAATTCAAAGGTCAAgatattattttgcatTAGTGGAATGTCACAATAAAGAAATCGtcgaatttttatatgaagaATTAAATGATATGGATGCagatttttgtataaattatttggatCTTAGAATAATAGATGATAATTGTTCACTTGatgattataaaattaaagaatCATGTGATAAAATTCCAGAAAATTATCAATTCCATTATTCTGTTAGTACAGTTTTAAAACACACACATGCAAAATCATCATGGGATGAAAAtccaaaaagaaaaaagttATTATCAACACGATTTACTGAAGAAAAACTAAGAGAATTAGATTTAAAGGAATATTTAGCTAATTCTAGTGATAGTGAATCtacatatgaaaataattcagTATCtgctaataaaaattctcTAAATAGTAGGGAAGATTATAGAAAACTCTTATTAGGAGATATATTAGCTGATGATAGCACAAAGAATAGTAAAAAGGGCGCatccatatataataataatgattctTTTGTAAAAGAAAGCGATGAAATTGGAGATTATGATGACGacaatgataataatatggacTCTGATGACAATGTTAATAATGCATGGGCTTATATGAATTCAGATAAAGATTCGATAAGCGATGAAGATGTTAAAGATTCTttagttaataaaaataataagtataacgattcaaataaatttaataaaaagggTAAGGCAAAAGGAGAGTTTGCACTACCTGATAATGACAGTGATAAAGAAGATGAAGTTATTCaagtatttaaaaacatattaaagactaaagaaaagaaagaaGACAACAAAACACCAtgggaaaaatatttagatAAAGTCAAagagaaaaagaaattaaagaaaaaagcaTACTTAGAATCATTGAAACAAAAagatgaagaaataaaaaaaattatcactAAGAAAACAgttaagagaaaaaaagatGGCACAATTAGAAATAACAATGATAAtgttattgaaaaaattaagagcCACCATGCACTTGATGGAAGATTTGCagatttaattaaaaataaggaCTTTAATTTGGATATTACAAACCcgaattataaaaaaacgaaattTAATGAGGAAAtccttaaaaaaaaaaaattataa